The sequence CTCGCCGACGCGCTGCGCGATTTTCTCGACGCGCGCTTTTTCGTGCCGGCGCCGCTTCTCACCACAAGCCAGCTTCGCGCGCATCTGCGCGACGCGCCCGCCGCGTGGATGCCGCCGCCCGATGACGTGCTCGCACTTTTTGATCGCGCCGATTTCGTGAAGTTTGCCAAGTTCGATCCGGACGAGGCGGACATCGACGCGGACATCGCCGGCGCGCGGCGCTTTGTCGCCGCCGCGACGCCCCGTCCCGCGCCCGCGGACGAGACGGCGAAGGAGACGGCGGCATGAGCTTCCGCTTCGCCTTCCCGTTGGCGTTCGCGCTCATCGTGCTTGTCGCCGCGCTCGCGTGGTGGCGCATCGCGCGCGAGGGGCGGACCATCGCACCGGTGCGCGCGGCGGGCCGCGAGCTCTGGCGCGGCGTGCGGCCGAGCTGGCGGGTCCGGCTGCGTCATTTGCCGCTGGCGCTGCGCCTTGGTGCGCTCGCACTTTTTGTCGCCGTGCTCGCACGGCCACAGGCGGGGCGCACCTACGACGTCACGGAAGGCGAGGGCATCGACATCATCGTCGCGCTCGATATTTCCGGCTCGATGGCCGCGCGCGATTTCGAGCCGAACGACCGCCTGTTCGTCGCCAAAAAGACGATCGAGCATTTCATCGCCGGGCGAAAGGTCGATCGCATCGGCCTCGTGCTCTTTGCCGGCCAGGCGTTCACGCAGACGCCGCTGACTCTCGACTACGGCATCGTGCAGCAGTTCCTGGATCGCGCGAAGATCGGGACAATCGAGGATGGCACGGCGATCGGCATGGCGATCGTCACGGCCACGAACCGCCTGCGCGACTCGGAAGCCAAGAGCAAGGTGGCGATCCTCATCACCGACGGCGACAACAACGCGGGCCGCGTCGATCCGGCGACGGCCGCAAAGCTCGCGGCGGGCGTCGGCGTGCGCGTGCATACCATCGGCGTCGGGTCCGACGGCCCGGCGTACGTGCCGGTGCACGATCCGCTTTTGGGCACGCGCCTCGTGAGGCAATACTTCCGCCTGGACGAGGAAACGCTGAAGACGATCGCCGACACGACCGGCGGGGAGTATTTCCGCGCCACGGACGCGCGGAGCCTGCAACGCGTGTTCAAGGCGATCGACGATATGGAAACGAGCCCGTATGAGGTGAAGACGTTCACCGATTACACCGAGCGCTTCGCCATGCCGCTTGCGCTCGCGCTGCTTCTGGCGACGGGCGACATCGTCCTTTCGCGCACGCTGTTCCGGAGGATTTTCTGATGGAACTCGCGCGCCCCTTTGCGCTTGCGCTTCTCGCGCTGCTCGTGCCCTTCGTGTGGCTTTTGCGCCGCGAGGCGACGCGCCGGCACGCGCTTTTGGCGTCGTACGCCGACCCGGTCGTGTGGCGCGCGATCCGCCCGGAGCATGCCGCCAGGCGCGAACGCCACCGCGTGACACTCACGGCCCTCGCGCTCGGCCTTGGCCTGTTCGCGTTCGCGGGGCCACGTTGGGGCACCGTGTACGAGGACGCGAGCCGCCGCGGCATCGATGTCGTGGTTGGCGTGGATGTCTCCCGTTCGATGCTCGCCGAGGACTTCGCGCCCAATCGATTGCAGAAGGCCAAACATCAGCTCGACGCGCTGCTCGAAAAACTTCAGGGCGACCGCGTCGCGGTGATGGCGTTCGCCGGCGAGGCGTATCTGTATTGCCCGCTCACGCTCGACTATTCCGCCGCGCGGCTCTACCTCGGCATCCTCTCGCCCGACGCGATCCCCACGCCGGGCACGAACCTGGAGGACGCCATCCGAACCGGCGCGCGCGCGTTCGAATCCGCCGAACGCAAACACAAGGTGCTGCTGCTTCTGACCGACGGCGAAAATCTTCAGGGCAAGACTCTCGACGCCGCGCGCGACGCCGCGGCCGAGGGCGTGGTCATCTACGCGATCGGCATCGGATCGCCCGAGGGCGCGCCCATTCCGATTCGCGACGCGGCCGGCGAGGTGACCTACAAAAAGGACGCGAGCGGCAAGGTGGTGATGTCGAAGCTCGACGAGGACACGCTGAAAGCCGTCGCCGAGGCCAGCGGCGGCGCGTACTATCAATCGAGCTACGGCGAGATCGAGCTGGACTGGTTCCTCGAGGAAATCGCGCGCATGGAAAAGAAGGATCTGAAAAGCCAGGTGGTGACGCGCAAGAAGGACCGCTTCTGGCTGTTCGCGTTCGCGGCGTTCGCGCTGCTTTTGATCGAAGCCGCCCTGCCGGACGGCCCGCTGCCTCGCCTTTCGCGCCGCGCCGAACGGGCGCCGGACGAAAAGGAGGCCGCGTGAAACGCCTTGCGGCCATCGGTGTTGGCATCGCCGCGCTGGCATCGTGCGGATTCCTGGATTTCGTCTTCGATCAGGCCGCCGACGGAAACGCGGCGTTCAAAAAAGGTATGTTCGATCAGGCCGTCAAGCACTACACCGAGGCGCAGGTGCACGCGCCGGACGACCCCGTTCTCGACCTCAACCTGGGCGACGCGCTCTACAAGCAGGGCAGCTACGAAGAGGCGCTGAAGGCGTTCGAGAAAGCGCGCAAATCGGACGATCCGTCGCTGGCCGCCGACGCGCATTACAACGCGGGAAACGCGCACTTCCAGATGCAAAAGTACGACGAGGCGATCGCGGAATACACCGAAACGCTGAAACTGCGCCCGGATGACGAGGACGCGAAATACAATCTGGAACTCGCGCGCCGCCTTCTCGCCCAGCGCGAGGAGCAGGAATCGCAAGACGGCGATCAACAGCAGGACGAAAAGCAGAAGCAGGACCAACAGCAGCAGGACGAGAGCGAAAGCGAAGACGACTCGGAAAAAGAAGGCGACGAGAACGAGCAGGAAGGCGAATCGGAAAACGAAAAGGATGGCGAGCCGACGCCGTCGCCCGAAGACGGCGAACACGGTGAAGAAGACGGCGAACAGGACCCCCAACCGACGCCCGCGCCGTCGCCCGACCCCGAAGACAGCCCGACGCCTTCGGCTGCGCCAGGCAGCGAGGAGGAATCCAAAACCGGCGAGGACGACAAGGATGCGGCGGCCGCGCAAAGCGCCGAGGAACGGGAGATGGCCGAGGCGCCCGAGCTGACGCCCGAACAGGCCGCGCGCATCCTCGATTCGCTCAAGCGCGACGAGCTCGAGGAACTGGCGCGGCAGCTTTTCCCGTCGTCCGGCGTGCCGCGTACGGATCAGGACTGGTGAGACGCACGATCCCTCATCGCGCGCCGCGATTCGTCGCGGCTCTTCTCGCGTTGATGGCGCTCGTCTTCGCAGCGTCGTCGACGCAAGCGGCGGACGATGTGCGCGTGTCGCTTGCGGTGTCGCCCAAATCCGTCGCGATCGGCGACGAGATCACCGCCGAGGTCAGCGTCGAGGGCGCGGGATTTCGCGCGCCGTCGCCGAATCTGCCGAACAATCCCGCGTTCGAGGTGACGGGCACCTCGAGCGGGCAGTCGATTTCCATCGTCAACGGCCGCACGTCCGCGAGCCGCACCATGACGATCCACATGACCGCGGTGAAACCCGGCACGGCAACGATCGGCCCCGCGACGGTGACGATCGGCGGCAAGGAATATCGCAGCGAGACGGTCGAGGTGCGCGTCACCGGCGCCGCGCTCGTGCCGGCACGCCCGCCCGACGCGCCAACCGAGCCGCGCGACGACGCCGTGTTCATCGACGTGCGCGTGAGCGATACGGACGTCTATCCCGGCCAGGAGGTGCTCGTCTCGTACGATCTCTACGTCCGCGACAGACTGACGAGCGCCGACGCCGTCGCCGAACCCACCTTTCCCGGCGCGATCCCGCACCGCATCGCCGGCGGCGGGCGCCTGAATTTCATGTCGACCACCGTCGGCGGCAAGGAATATCTCGTGTCGCCGCTCGCGCGCTACGCCGTGTATCCCGTCGCGCCCGGCGAGGTGACGATCGACCCGTTCCGCCTGAACGTCGTCGTCGAAGAG comes from bacterium and encodes:
- a CDS encoding VWA domain-containing protein, which codes for MSFRFAFPLAFALIVLVAALAWWRIAREGRTIAPVRAAGRELWRGVRPSWRVRLRHLPLALRLGALALFVAVLARPQAGRTYDVTEGEGIDIIVALDISGSMAARDFEPNDRLFVAKKTIEHFIAGRKVDRIGLVLFAGQAFTQTPLTLDYGIVQQFLDRAKIGTIEDGTAIGMAIVTATNRLRDSEAKSKVAILITDGDNNAGRVDPATAAKLAAGVGVRVHTIGVGSDGPAYVPVHDPLLGTRLVRQYFRLDEETLKTIADTTGGEYFRATDARSLQRVFKAIDDMETSPYEVKTFTDYTERFAMPLALALLLATGDIVLSRTLFRRIF
- a CDS encoding VWA domain-containing protein is translated as MELARPFALALLALLVPFVWLLRREATRRHALLASYADPVVWRAIRPEHAARRERHRVTLTALALGLGLFAFAGPRWGTVYEDASRRGIDVVVGVDVSRSMLAEDFAPNRLQKAKHQLDALLEKLQGDRVAVMAFAGEAYLYCPLTLDYSAARLYLGILSPDAIPTPGTNLEDAIRTGARAFESAERKHKVLLLLTDGENLQGKTLDAARDAAAEGVVIYAIGIGSPEGAPIPIRDAAGEVTYKKDASGKVVMSKLDEDTLKAVAEASGGAYYQSSYGEIELDWFLEEIARMEKKDLKSQVVTRKKDRFWLFAFAAFALLLIEAALPDGPLPRLSRRAERAPDEKEAA
- a CDS encoding tetratricopeptide repeat protein, translating into MKRLAAIGVGIAALASCGFLDFVFDQAADGNAAFKKGMFDQAVKHYTEAQVHAPDDPVLDLNLGDALYKQGSYEEALKAFEKARKSDDPSLAADAHYNAGNAHFQMQKYDEAIAEYTETLKLRPDDEDAKYNLELARRLLAQREEQESQDGDQQQDEKQKQDQQQQDESESEDDSEKEGDENEQEGESENEKDGEPTPSPEDGEHGEEDGEQDPQPTPAPSPDPEDSPTPSAAPGSEEESKTGEDDKDAAAAQSAEEREMAEAPELTPEQAARILDSLKRDELEELARQLFPSSGVPRTDQDW